A window of Salmo trutta chromosome 5, fSalTru1.1, whole genome shotgun sequence contains these coding sequences:
- the LOC115194571 gene encoding E3 ubiquitin-protein ligase TRIM39 — protein MASLSMTEDQLRCSICLDLFVHPVSTPCGHNFCKSCISDYWDIREAICPLCKETFKKRPDLHVNTFINEIINQFKSAQEDISPHTILPLREPEQGDTTDGRVNRKIQARLKKVEEIKNSVEISRASSQKDIEESEQVFTALLRSIERSQADIVGEIQEKQRAVEKQADWLIKELEQEVADLESGNNKHGELCSTPQQICSEISASGGGKTIWGIVSQLEDTFREEIKKVMDKGLKLLKTNAVNVILDPDTAHPFLVLSEDGKQARHVNDWRILPFNPKRFNTSISVLGRTGFSSRRFYFEVQVSGKTDWGLGVARESIDRKGKTLPTPAIGYWTLWLTNTHEYKAADDSGSTLLSLREKPQKVGVFVDHKEGLVSFYDSEAKAHIYSFTGCSFNEKLFPFLNSSVNDNDKNSAPFVILPVSHRG, from the exons atggCGTCTCTCAGCATGACAGAAGACCAGCTGCGCTGTTCCATCTGCCTGGATCTCTTCGTCCACCCTGTCTCCACTCCATGTGGACACAACTTCTGCAAAT CTTGTATCTCTGACTACTGGGATATCAGGGAAGCCATCTGCCCTCTGTGTAAGGAGACGTTCAAGAAACGTCCCGACCTCCACGTCAACACGTTCATTAACGAGATAATCAACCAGTTCAAATCGGCACAGGAGGACATTTCGCCACACACCATTTTGCCATTGAGAGAG CCAGAACAGGGGGACACTACAGATGGAAGAGTGAACAGGAAGATCCAGGCCAGACTGAAGAAGGTGGAGGAGATCAAAAACTCAGTGGAGATCAGCAGA GCTAGTTCACAGAAAGACATAGAGGAAAGTGAGCAGGTCTTCACTGCGCTGTTGCGCTCCATTGAGAGGAGCCAGGCTGACATTGTCGGTGAGATCCAGGAGAAACAGAGAGCTGTGGAGAAACAAGCTGATTGGCTCATCAAGGAGCTGGAACAGGAAGTAGCAGATCTAGAGAGTGGAAATAATAAACATGGGGAACTTTGTTCCACCCCACAACAG ATCTGTTCTGAGATCAGTGCTAGCGGTGGTGGAAAAACCATCTGGGGAATTGTGTCCCAACTGGAGGATACCTTCAGAGAGGAGATTAAGAAAGTCATGGATAAAG GGTTGAAATTGCTGAAGACTAATGCAG TGAACGTGATTCTGGACCCCGACACAGCTCATCCTTTCCTGGTTCTGTCTGAGGATGGGAAACAGGCCAGACACGTCAACGATTGGAGGATCCTGCCTTTCAACCCCAAGAGGTTCAATACCAGTATCAGCGTCCTTGGGAGGACAGGGTTCTCCTCCAGGAGATTCTACTTCGAG GTGCAGGTCTCTGGGAAGACTGACTGGGGCCTAGGAGTGGCCAGGGAGTCCATCGACAGGAAGGGGAAGACACTCCCGACCCCTGCAATTGGCTACTGGACCTTGTGGCTGACCAATACGCATGAGTACAAGGCTGCAGATGATTCTggctccaccctcctctccctgagAGAGAAGCCCCAGAAGGTGGGGGTGTTTGTCGATCACAAGGAAGGGTTGGTGTCTTTTTACGACTCAGAAGCCAAGGCTCATATCTATTCCTTCACTGGGTGCTCCTTCAATGAGAAACTTTTCCCTTTCCTGAACTCTAGTGTCAATGACAATGATAAAAACTCTGCCCCATTTGTCATTCTGCCTGTCAGTCATAGAGGCTGA